One part of the Glycine max cultivar Williams 82 chromosome 14, Glycine_max_v4.0, whole genome shotgun sequence genome encodes these proteins:
- the LOC102670358 gene encoding uncharacterized protein has product MWFDGTSNALGHGIGAVLATPDNQCIPFTARLGFDCTNNMAEYEACAFGIQEAIDFNVKLLKAYIKKLTEFFNDISFHHIPREENQMANALATLASMFQLTPHGDLPYIKFRCRDKPAHCCLTEEKQDGKPWYFDIKRYVEDKEYPREASDNDKRTL; this is encoded by the exons ATGTGGTTCGATGGCACGTCCAACGCCCTAGGCCATGGAATTGGGGCAGTTTTGGCCACTCCCGACAATCAATGCATACCCTTCACGGCAAGGTTAGGTTTCGATTGCACGAATAACATGGCTGAATACGAGGCATGCGCCTTTGGGATCCAAGAAGCAATTGACTTCAACGTCAAATTGCTTAAA GCCTACATCAAGAAACTGACAGAGTTCTTCAATGATATCTCCTTCCACCATATTCCCAGAGAGGAGAATCAGATGGCCAATGCACTTGCTACTctagcatccatgtttcaactaaCCCCGCATGGAGACTTGCCGTACATCAAGTTCAGATGTCGCGACAAGCCTGCACATTGCTGCTTGACAGAAGAGAAGCAAGATGGTAAACCGTGGTACTTTGATATTAAGCGATACGTCGAGGACAAGGAGTACCCACGGGAggcttccgacaatgacaaGAGGACGTTGTGA